The Nitrospirota bacterium nucleotide sequence GGTGGAGTAGCGCGCGAACCCTCCGCCGATATGGTCGTAGATCCCCCCGTCCGCCATCGCATCGAGCGTGCTTGTGACCATCTGCAGCGTGCGGCTGTCCCCTGTTCGCCGGTAGCAACGGAGGAGCAGGGAGAGCCCTGCCGAGGGGGGAAATTTCGGCGCGTTGCCGAATCCGCCGTGGCGCTCATCGAAATCCTCACGGAATTGCGTCACCGCTTCATCGAGCAGGGAGACACTGACGGAGATAGGGGAGGCCGATTTGACTTCACTTTTCAATCGTTCGGTCAATTGACGCGCTTGATTTGTGAGGTCGGCGGAGTCTGTCGCCCAGGCTTCGGCGATCTTCTTGAGCAGGCTGGGGAACCCCGGGCGGCCCCAGCGGTCGTCCGGAGGGAAATAGGTGCCGGCAAAGAACGGCTGCTGATCCGGCGTGAGGAACACAGTCATGGGCCATCCACCCTGTCCATGATTGAGGGTGACGGTCGCCTGCATGTAGATCTCATCGAGATCCGGGCGTTCTTCCCGGTCGACTTTGATGCAGACAAAATGCTGGTTCATGAGCGAAGCAATGGTCTCGTTCTCGAACGATTCCCGCTCCATGACGTGACACCAATGGCAGGCAGAATATCCGATCGAGAGCAGGATGGGACGGTTCTGTGATTTCGCTGCCTGAAGCGCCTCCGGCCCCCAGGGATACCAGTCGACCGGGTTCGAGGCATGCTGGAGGAGATAGGGACTGGTTTCGTGGACGAGACGATTGGACCTTGCTGCTTCCGGTGACGTAGACATGGCGCTACGGTAGCATCGTGGTCGGAGAAGGGTCAATCAGTGAGGGGTCAGTTCTTGACTTTGCACTTGGCAAAGAGCCGCGCTTGCGGCGGAGTGAGCGCCGCAGCTTCTAGCGCGGTTTGAATTTTCGAAACCCGAGAAGGCGAAATGCGAAAACGCATGGCCACGGTCTGCAAGGGTTCGTTCGCGGCGCGCCGCAGCAAGTATACGGCTGTTTGATACGCCTCGCGGTGGGAACGATTGAGCAGGGCGCCCGGGTGAAGTCGATAGGCCACAGCGACGTGCTGGATGACATCTTCGGGAGTCAGACGAGTCGGACGGGTCTGAACGGTCGGCACATTCGTCACAGGCTTCCCGCGCACGAGTTGTTCGATCCGCTCGAGGAAATCCGGACCTCCAAGAAAAATTTGGCCCGTCACATCTTTCCACGGTGAAGGCTGGTGGATCCCCTCCGTGACGAAGCGTTGGTATGCCATTCGAGCATTCGCCATGTTGCTCTCGAAGAGTGAGAGTACGGTCGCAGTGTCGAGCCAATCTGGTGCTGCGTGTGTTCCTACGGTGGCTCGATAGCTGCTCCACGCCCACGCTCCCACTGTGTTCACCATGCCGGCTCGAACCGGATTTAGCACGACATAACGACACAGTTCTTGCAAATAGTTTTCCTTTTCCACAAGGAGGCTCTTAAATCGGCCCTGCAGCACGTGCCCAACACGGTGGTGACGGCGATTGAACCATTGTGTGTAGGTGCCGTGGAGTCGTTTCAGGCCTCGACTGAGATTGGGCTCTGGCGTTTCGATCACAAGATGATAGTGATTGCCCATCAAGCAATAGGTGTAGCATCGCCAATGTTGCTGCGAAATTTCCCGACCGAGCAAGCGGATAAACTGCTGCCGATCTGTGTCATCCACGAAGATGGACTGCTGCGCGTTGCCCCGGGCGGTGATGTGGTAGAGCGCGCCAGGGAATTCGAGACGGAGTGGGCGAGCCATGAGGCGATACGATAGAAGTGACGTAGTGCAAAGTCAAGAACCGACCCCATCTTCCCAACTGGTTGATTTGGTTGATTTAGCAGGCTGTTGACAAAGTCCGCCAGCGGCGTTCTCGCGGCGCTCAGAGGCTCAACGTACTGCAGAGAGTACGCTTCGCCTCGTCGCTTGCTGCGGCCTTGCTGGACGGCCTTTCTGAACAGCCTGCGATGGCTTCTGAATGAACCAAACAAACAACTACCGTTCTGCTCCAGCTCTTGATCGCTGTTGTGGTAATCTAACGGAGCAACGGAGCGAAGCCGGTTTATTTGGTTTGTTTGGTTTATTTTGTTGTTCGGACCAACCGCACTAAATAACGAAACAAACCAAATAAACCAAACAGACCCACCAGGGGATTAGCCATGAATGACAACGGGCCGTATTCGAACTACCGCCTGACTGTTCGCATGGAACTCGCCAACATACCAGGCATGTTTGCCAAGGTTGCTGCGATTCTGGCTGAGGAAGGCGCGAACTTGTGCGCGGTGGATATTGCTTCTGCCACGGCCGACCGCATGGTGCCGGACGTGACCTTCGATGTCCACAACGAAGCCCATGGAGAGAAGGTGCTCGCTCGGATCGCCGCATTACCGGACGTGAAGGTACTCTCGGCTTCCGATCGGATTTTTCTTCTCCATCTCGGTGGAAAGATTCACATCCAATGCAAGTTCCCCATCACAACCAGAAACCTCTTGTCGATGGTCTATACGCCGGGAGTCGGGCGCGTCTCGCAGGCGATCGCGAAGGACAAGACGAAGGTCCATGTCTTTACCAGCAAAGGCAACTCCGTTGCCGTCGTCACAGACGGGTCGGCAGTGTTGGGGCTCGGCAATCTCGGCCCTGAAGCTGCGTTACCGGTGATGGAAGGGAAAGCCATGCTGTTCAAAGAGCTGGCGGACATCGATGCATGGCCCATCTGCCTCAATACCCAGGATCCCGATGAGATCGTGCGTACCGTTCAGGCCATCGCCCCCGGGTTCGGCGCCATCAATCTGGAAGATATCAGTTCGCCTCGTTGTTTCGAGATCGAACGCCGGTTGAAAAGTACGCTGGATATTCCCGTCATGCATGACGATCAGCACGGCACAGCCGTGGTCATCCTCGCCGCCTTGACCAATGCGCTCAAGGTCGTCGGGAAACGGATGGAAGACATCCACGTCGTGGTCAACGGCCTTGGCGCAGCTGGAACCGCCTGCTGCAGAATGCTACTGGCTGCCGGTCTCTCTCACTTAATCGGGTGCGAGCCGAATGGTATCGTCTTGCGAGGAGACGGCGAGCAGCTGAGAGCCTGCCGGACAGATCTCACCCCCTGTATGACCAAAGACCGTCCTCAGGGCACCCTCAGGGATGCGCTGAAGGGAGCCGATGTCTTTATCGGATTATCCGTCGGCCATATCCTCACTGCAGAAGATCTGGATCTGATGGCGGTAGATCGCATCGTCTTTGCGATGGCCAATCCTGACCCGGAAGTCGCTCCTGAGCTTGCCGCGTCGCACTGCCGGATTTTCGCGACGGGGCGCTCGGATTATCCGAATCAAATCAACAACGCGCTCGCGTTTCCCGGCATCTTTCGAGGCGCGCTCGACGTGCAGGCACGCGACATCAATGAAGCCATGAAACTCGCCGCGGCAAAAGCTCTCGCTGAGACCATTCCCACTGCGGCACTCGGAGCGGACTACATCGTTCCAAGCGTCTTCGATAAGACTGTTGTCCCGCGCGTGGCAAAAGCCGTGGCAGCAGCTGCGCGCGAGACAGGCCTGGCACGCCGCCGCAGTAAGCCAGGCAACGACATCCCGTCGGCCTGACCGGCAATTCTCCCATTTTCTTCCCTATTTTCAGCACTTCAGGCACGGGGCTAGCCTATGCTAGAATGCGCCCCAATGGGAGAAGGTTGAGCGCAGAGGTAAAAGAGAAGTTGATGTTCTAATCAAGGGTTAGGAGCGGGGAAGCTGATTATAATTCTGTGTCCATTCTCCGAACTCAACCTTAACCTCAACCTCAACCTTTCGTCTACGAGCTATGCCTTTTTCACAACGTAAATTTATCAAGTTTCAGAATGGCATGAGACGGCGGATCGAGTCCTTGCGTCCGAAGGCCGAAGATAGTCTTGAGGTTGCCGTCGACACCATGATGCTGGAGCGGGTCGACAGTTTCTTCCGTATTGAAGAAGGGCTGGAGGAAATCCTCAAGTCGCTGGCCCAGATTGAAGATGAAATCGGGGAGATCCGGGATCTCGCCGGTGCGATGCGTTTGGAATCCCGTCTGGAGTTTGTGGAAGATCGATGGGATGATTTCGACAGTGAGATTCGAGAGCGTCCCCGTCGCCGGCGCAGGAAAGTCAGCCTGGCCGATATGTTGAAAGCGGCTGGTGGAGGAGGAGGGGACTTTTCGCAAGGGTCGAGCAACATCAACAACGCCATGGACGCCTATGCCGCGATGGGAGTAGAATTCGGCAGTTCGCTCGCCGATGTCACAGCGGCATTTCGTCAAAAGGCGAAGCAATTCCATCCGGATTCGAATAACGGCGACCGGAGTGCTGAACCGGAGTTGCGCCGCATGTTGGAGGCGTATCAATTCCTCAAGGAATACTTGAGCCTCAGCAATGTGGAGCCACCGCGGCCCCCGGACGCCGCCTACCGCCCTACAGAATGAACCCCACGTGACAGCTCATCCACCGGCCCAATATGTGACCGACCAGCCTGCGCTTGAATCTCTCTGCAAGGTCTTGAGGCAAAGCCCGCGGTTGGCTCTGGATACCGAGTTCGTCGGTGAAGACACCTTCATCCCGCGACTCGAGCTGATTCAAGTCGCCACTGCCGGCACCGCTGCCGTGATCGACTTTCCCGCCGTGCAAGCCAGCGGCTCGCTCGACATATTCTGGGAACTCATCTGCGATCCCAAGGTCGCCAAGATCGTGCACGCCGGGCGGCAAGATCTCGATCTCTTTGCCACCCATGCAGGGCAGATCCCCAAGCCGTTTTTCGATACGCAGATCGCCGCAGCCATGGTCGGATACGGAGCCCAAATCGCCTATGCCAACCTGGTTCAACGTCTCCACGGCACGAAGCTGGCCAAAGCCCATACCTTTACCAACTGGAGCGCACGCCCCCTTTCGGACGACCAGATTTCGTATGCGCTGGAAGACGTCGAATTCCTGCTGTCAATCCATACACATCTGCAGGATCGTCTGAATACGCTCGGCCGTTCGGAGTGGGTCGACGAGGAATTTGCCCGACTCGAAACGGCGGTGGGGGAAAAGAGCCGGGAGCCGCAGGAACGCTACCAAAGAATTAGAGGCTGGGAAACGCTCAAGCCCAAAGGGGCTGCGATACTTCGTGAGTTGGCTGCCTGGAGGGAAGCGGAAGCCCGACGCCGGAATGTGCCCCGCGGGCGGGTCATGCGAGACGAGGTGCTTCTCCAACTGGCTCGCCATCCACCCAAATCGCTCAATGACCTCCGTGGTCTCCGCGGCGTCCATTCCTCTGAGGTCGATCGCCATGGGGGACAACTGCTGGCCTCTATCACATCGGCACTGGCACTCCCCCCATCTGCATGGCCGGCGGTCCCGAGCGAGAGAAAACCGGACCCTGAGTCAACCGGCGTCGTCGAGCTGCTGCAGGCTGTCCTGAAGGCCCGCGCAGCAGAGGAGGGGATCGCCCCCACCATGATTGCTACCAGCGCCGACCTGCAAACACTCTTGGAGGGCAAACAGAACCGAGCCACTCTCGATGTTCCGATCCTCCGTGGCTGGCGACGACAATTAGTCGGCAATCTAATGCTACAAGTCTTGGAGGGAGCGGTCACGATCAGCGTGGATAAGAATTCGGGTTCGCTGCGGCTGACCCGGGGAGGGTTATAGGAACGTTTGTTTGGTTTGTCTTGTTTGTTTGGTTGCTTTAGTTGATCTCGTTAAACCAAATAACTAAACAAACCAAACAAACCAGTTCTGACTTCCCTTTCCCACAACAATCTTCCAGTACTGTTCAAAAACGCCCCTGCCTCGCCCCCAACCTTCACTGCTTCCGACTGCCTGATCGGAAGAGCCAAATTTCGCCCCGCAAAGCCATGGTTTTTCAGTCATGTCGCCTTGTCGGTTTCTGTGGACTCCATTCCTAGATCGATGGTGGCCGGGTACGGATCTGGCACCAAACGAGCGAGATGCGGTTCATTTGGTTCATTTAGTTTCTTTGGTTTCTTTTGTGCTTCGGACCGAACCAACCAAACAAACCAGCTGGACCAAACAAACAAAACAAACCAATGCTAAGTCTGCTCTCGAAACCTCTCCTTGCCCTGTTCTTCCCCGGAGGACTGATTTTTCTCATCGCGATCGGATTTCTTCGCCCCCAGGGGCTCCCCATGTGGCTGCAGCCGCCGATCGGCGCTCTACCGTATATCGTTCTCACATTCGGGCTCATCTTTGGCTGGTACTTTTCCAGCAGCCGCATGATCCTGTCCCTCCTTGTGCTGACACTGGCCGATCAGGCTACGACACTGCAGACCCTTGTCGGCGTGACGGCTTTTCTCGTTCCTCTTAATCTCTTGGCCTTTTCGATCATCAAGGAGGATTCCCTCTCGACGCTTCGTGGCATAACTAGAATTGTACTCGTCCTGATCCAGCCATTGCTGCTCTGGCTCTGCCTTCCAGACCAGCTAGACCTGGCCTCCGCTTTCACACGCGAGTACATCCCCGCTCAGTACACAGATTGGACGCCGATTCCACAGGCGGCGCTCTGTGCCTTTGCCATTGCGCTGCTCCTGCATTTTGTACGATTCATCCTTCACCGTGATCCATTGGAGGGAGGGGCTATCTGGGCATTGTGTGCCGTGTTCACGGCCTATCACGCCAGCCGGTATGGATGGCAATCGGCAAATTTTTTCATGACGGCCGGCTTGATTCTCTTTGTCACCCTGCTTCAATCTTTGTATCAACGGACCTACCGGGATGAACTCACCGGTATCCCGGGCCGCCTGGCCTACGACGAAGCGATCGGGCAACTCGGAAAACGTTTTTCCGTCGCAGTCGTCAGCATCGACCAACTGACTCAGTATGCCAACACCCACGGAAAATCTGTCAGCGAGCAGATATTGAAACTGGTTGCACCCAGAGTTCAGGCCGCTTGCACTGATGGCCAGATCTTCCGTGCGACTGGAGAAGAACTGACCCTGCTGTTTCCGGGAAAATCGACCACAGAAACTTTGCATATCCTGGAGACGATCCGGAAAACAGCGGAAGCGATCAGTCTGTTCCTCCGGGGATCAGATCGGGTATGGGAAGCGCATCGAGGGACCACAAAAGCCGGGGGACGCGATCGAGAGCTTCCGATCACTCTCAGTATCGGCGTGGCGGAAAAACTGACCGACAGTGCGACGCTGAGCCTGGTGATTAAATCGGCCTACCTTGCGCTCTATGAGGCCAAGGGGACAGGAGGGAATGTCGTGAAACGTGGATCAACCGCGAGTATCCCGGCACGGCGTTCGCGAAAGCTTGAGGCTAAGGTTGAGGTTGAGTAGGAAAGCGGAGGGTAACCCTCTCCCTCAAACCTCTAACCGTTTGCCTCCCCCCTCAACCTTAACCTCAACCTCAACCTTCCGTCGTCCTACAGCAGTGTCTTCACAGACTCCGCCGGTCTGGCCAAGATCGCCTTCTCACCCTTTTCGACAATCGGACGTTGAATGAGGTCTGGATGGGCCACCAACACATCGAGCCACTCATCGTCCGACAGTGTCTTTTTCGCCAAGCCGAGATCCCTGTAGATGTCCTCTTTCGTTCTTAAAATGTCCTTCGGTGAAAGGCCGGCTTTCTTCAAAAGGTTTTTCAGTTGTGCCTTCGTAAACGGCCTCTCGTAGTAATTGATGGCCTTGAAGGGCTTGCCGCTGTCTTTTAGCAACTGCACCGCCTGACGGCATGTGCTGCAGGTTGGTTTCTGGTAAATCGTGACCTCACCCATACCTCTACTCCTTCCTCAGCGTCTTGCCTGCCTTGACGCCATTTTTATCTATGTGATAGAGAAAACCGGAGACACACATGATGCCGACTCCAATCTTCGGAACCAGCTCGACTGGACAGTTTTCCTGCGCCACAGATACCCAACACAGCCTACGAGACCTCCGAACGAAGCGCAAGGGGCAACCGGTGTTCGTCCTCGGCCATGTCCTGGCCAGGAAAGGGCAGGAAGGAACCTTTGAGGTCTTTAACGATCGTTTGGCCCTCATCAAATTTTCTGACGGCGGAATAATCGGATATGACCCGCTGGAGCTGCTCTTGCCCACTGACATCGATGACAAGGGCATCGCCTACTTCGAAATTCGTCCCTGCCAACAGTGCGAACATCTCTTCCCCTTGACCTCAGCAGATTGTGAGGCAGCAGAAGAACCAACCTCCTGCCTGGAATGCCGGCAAGCGTAACAAGCGCGTATCGCGCTTGTTACGCTCGTTTATTTGGTTTGTCTCGTTTGTTTGGTTGGTTTGGTTCGAAGAATGAGAGAAGCCATTCGCACCAAACAAACGAAATAAACCAAAGAAACCAAACAAACCAAATCAACCAAACTAGTCTACCAGCGGCACGATCTCGATCGCTTTTTTGATCAAACAGTCACCGGCGAATGACTGCAAAGACATCGGCAGCATGCCGGCGTCGATCACGTGCACTGTGACGACCTGGAAGCCTTCAGCCGCTTTAAATCCGTGAAGCTTCATTGCGTGACAGATCTCGAGTTTTTTCCAGATTAGATTATTCAGTATCGTCTCCGACGCAAGCAGCTTCATATCCGACACTGCGTCATGTATGGAGACCTTTGCCGCTACCCGCGCCTTATCTTTTGGCGCCTCGCTCACGACCGCAAAGGCAAGAATTTCGCCGTCGGCCTGAACCGTGGATGCTGTCCCCAGCATCAGGAAACCGAACAGCAGCAGGAGGGGAGACGAGCGCGAAGTCATCTTTGTCTCGTTTATTTGGTTTGTTTGGTTCATTTCGTGCTTCGAATCGGACCAACTAAACAAACCACATGAACCAAACAAACATTTTTTGCCGTCTGCGGCTCTCAAGTCAGTATGCCAACCGATAGGGACCATTTCAAGATCCTCCGGCTTGTTCATTTGGTTCATTTGGTTCATTTAGTTTGTTTGGTTTGTTTCGTTTATTTGGTTAGCTGGTTCGTTTGGTTTCTTTCGTGCTTCGAACCAAACCAACTAAACAAACCACATGAACCAAATAAACCAGCTAGACGTGCAGCCCACGCTACATATATCCTGATAGACAGATGAAGGATACGGACCATGCCACATGATTTCATGCCGGGGCTCGCCGGCGTCCCTGCAGCCAAATCGTCGATCAGCGATGTGGACGGACAGCGAGGCGTATTGGAATATCGCGGCATCCGCGTCGAAGAACTTTGCCTGCGATCATCCTATCTTGAAACCGCCTATCTGTTGTTATTTGGACACCTTCCGACTCAACCGCAGTTTGCCAAATGGCACGAGGACGTCGTCCACCACCGTCGCATCAAGTTCAAGATTGTCGATTTGTTGAAATGCCTTCCGGAGCAGGGACATCCCATGGACGCCTTGCAAGCCGCCGTCGCCGCCTTGGGCATGTTTTACCCAGGCCGTCATGTCAAAGACGCCGACAACAACTACTGGTCAGCCGTCCGTCTCGTAGCCAAACTGCCGACCATCGTCGCGGCCTGGGCGCGGCTGCGGCACGGGGATGAGTATATTCCCCCGCGCGACGATCTTGGGTTTTCGGAAAACTTTCTCTACATGCTGACGGAAACAGAGCCGCTTGCCCTCTGGGGTAATATTTTTGACGACAGCTTGATTCTCCATGCCGAGCACACGATGAATGCCTCAACCTTCACCGGCATGATCACTGCCTCGACGTTGGCGGATCCCTACACGGTCGTCGCTTCCTCGATCGGCGCCTTGAAGGGGCCGCTGCATGGTGGAGCCAACGAAGAAGTCGTGCAGATGTTGAAGGAGATCGGAGAGCCGAAGCGCGTCCGCTCCTATCTCGAAGCACAGGTCCGCGCAAAAAAGAAGCTGATGGGCTTCGGCCACCGGGTCTACAAAGTCAAGGATCCTCGTGCGACGATTCTACAGGGCCTCTGCGAGCAGCTCTTCACGGAATGTGGCAGTTCGCCATTGTATGAGGTCGCCTTAGAGGTGGAGTTGGTTGCAGCAGAGTTACTGAAGGGGAAGGAGATCTATCCCAACGTCGATTTCTACTCCGGGATTGTCTACCAGAAGATGGGCATCGAGACCGATCTGTTCACACCGCTATTCGCGATGGCTCGAGTGTCCGGATGGCTGGCTCACTGGCTGGAGCAGCTTCACGAAAACAAACTGTTCCGGCCGGACCAAATCTATTCCGGTGAACATGGCAGGCGGTATGTACCCATCGAGCAACGGTAAGCAGGCTGCTGAAGGGGTCGAGGAAGGTTAAGGTTGAGGTTAAGGTTGAGCGAAGACCGGAATTGCCTCATTTCAGCCTCATCCTCTCTTCTCGCCTTCCCACTCAACCTCAGCCTCAACCTCAACCTTTCTTCCAGCCTCCAACCTCATACCTCCAACAATCCTCTCCTCCTCAACCTTAACCTCAACCTCAACCTTTCTTCTGCCCCCTTGACTCTGCCGCAGGCCGAATTATCTCTTCAATCAGACAGAGTACTCGGCGCGCGTCAGGAAGAGACAATCTAGCACATCATATTAATAATCAGAGGGAGGTCTACTATGACACTCGTACGGTGGGATCCGTTTCGGGAGCTTGAAGACGTGTCGGACCGCTTGAATCAGATGTTTCATCGCTCCACGCCGGCTCGGACGAACGGCAAGGAGACAATGGTCGTGGCTGATTGGGTACCCTCGGTAGATGTCAGCGAGACAGAGGGGGAGTATCAGATCAAGGCGGAGATCCCTGATGTGAAGAAAGAGGATGTGAAGGTGACACTCGAAGACGGCGTCCTCACGATCCAGGGTGAGCGGAAGCAGGAGAAGGAAGTGAAGGGCAAACGGTACCATCGGGTGGAGCGTTCGTATGGCCGCTTCGTCCGGAGCTTTACACTGCCCGATGTCATCGATGAGGAAAAAGTAAAGGCGGAATTCAAAGACGGGATTCTCAACCTTGCACTTCCCAAATCCGAGAAGGCAAAGCCGAAAGCGATCGAAGTCACAGTCGGCTAATCAACACATACCGAATCCAGTCTGAACAGAGGCCCGCTCCGGCGGGCCTCTTCCCCTCAAATTTGGTGAGTAGTAAGTGGTGAGTAGGTAGTGGGGTGACCGCGAGACTGGCCCCTCAACCTGTCTTCTCGCCTCCAACCTCTAACATTCATCTTCCCTGCTCAACCTCACCTCTTACCGGAAGGTTGAAGGTTAAGGTTGAGGTTAAGTGAAGAAAATACCAAACCTTGCGTCCGGAACCTAAGGCCTTCGCCTGCTCAACCTTAACCTCAACCTCAACCTATCTTTTCTGACCGGCCTGAGTTTATCATGACGCCCGCGGCGAGTAAGAACCCTTACCATGGAGTGCGCGCATGAAGAACAAGCAAACCGGTACAACGACGACGTCGGTTGGTGCTACCAGAGTTGAGCGGGACACAATGGGAGAGTTAGCCGTGCCGGCTGACGCCTATTATGGAGTGCAAACCGCCCGCGCGATCGAAAACTTTCCGATCAGTTCGTTGCGGTTTCCCCGATCCATGATCCGGGCGATGGGGCTGATCAAACGCGCTGCCGCAACCGTCAACCAGTCGCTGGGCCTTCTGGACAAGAAACAGGCGGATGCGATCAAACAGGCCGCGACAGAAGTGGTCAAGGGTACGCTCGATGCCGAGTTCCCCGTGGACATTTTCCAAACCGGCTCAGGCACCTCGACCAACATGAATACCAACGAGGTGATTTCCAACCGTGCGACCGAGTTGCTCGGTGGAGCCAGGGGCAGCAAGCTCGTACATCCGAACGATCACGTGAACCTCGGCCAATCCAGCAACGACGTAATTCCCACGGCGATTCATATTGCGTCCGGGGAAATGATGCAACAGCAGCTCATTCCGGCGCTGACGTTGTTACAGAAAGCGCTCGCGCGCAAAGCCAAGGAGTTCGACAAGGTCGTCAAGATCGGTCGCACTCACTTGCAAGATGCGACGCCAGTCCGATTGGGCCAGGAGTTTGGCGGGTACGCGCGTCAGATCGAATTAGGCATTCAACGCGTCAAACGAGCACAAGCGGCGCTCGGTGAAGTCGCACTCGGAGGAACCGCCGTCGGCACAGGACTCAATCGCCACCCGAAATTCCCTGCCAAGGTACTGGCTATCATCTCGAAAGAGACCGGCTGTACATTCATCGAAGCGAAGAACCACTTTGAAGCCCAGTCCACACAAGATTCATTGGTCGAAGCGAGCGGCGAGTTGAAGACGATCGCCGTGAGTCTCATGAAAATTGCCAACGACATTCGCTGGCTTGGCTCCGGCCCTCGCTGTGGACTGGGAGAGATCAACCTCCCGGAGACCCAGCCTGGCTCGTCGATCATGCCGGGCAAAGTCAACCCGGTGATCGCCGAGTCGGTGACGATGGTCTGTGCCCAGGTCATCGGCAACGATATGACCGTCACAGTGGGAGGGCAGGCGGCTAACTTCGAGCTGATCGTCATGCTGCCGGTGATGGCCTATAACCTCTTGCAGTCCATCGAGCTCCTCTCGACAGCCTCAACCAATTTCGCCGTCAAGTGCATCAACGGCATCAAGGCCAACGAGGAACGTTGCAAGAGCTTGATTGAAGAGAGTCTGGCCATGTGTACCGCCCTGGCGCCGGAGATCGGGTATGAAGCTGCCGCGAAACTGGCTAAGGAAGCATACAAATCCGGCAAGACCGTCCGCCAGATGGCAAAGGAGCAGAAAATCCTCTCAGAAAAACGTCTCACCGAACTACTCGACCCCTGGCGCATGACCGAGCCAGGCGGGCCTGTGGGAAGTGCGGGAGGATAGAAGGTAGACGGGGACGCCATGTTGGGCAGTACGCTGTACGGAACTGATCTGGCAAGCTTAGACCGATATTTCTTCCATTTCGCAGTAGCAGCACGGGCTAACCGATGAACGTCTTCACCGACTTCTCAGTTCTCGCCAATCAGCTTTGACAGCGCAAAATCCCCTATGCTAAAGTCCGCGGAACTGTTGGGGTTCTCGTCACTTCTCCGTTCACCTTTTCTAGGAACCAATACATGAGCAATACGAATTCGCATGTAATTCTTCTGGTCGGAGCCGGACCAGCCGGGATGGCAGTCGCGAGCACGTTGGCTAAGGCCGGCCATGAAATTATCATTCTGAACCGGGATATCAAATTCGGCGGATTAGCTGAATATGGGATTTTTCCCGCAAAACTGAAGCTCCGCGGCGGTCTCAAGAAGCAGTACTGGGAGTTGCTCAATAAACCGAACGTCCACTATTTCGGCAATGTCTCAATCGGCAACGGCAAAGACCTCACAGTCGACGAGGTCCGAAACCTTGGCGCCAGCGCGGTCGTGTTTTCGATCGGCGCGCAAGGGACCAAGGC carries:
- a CDS encoding transposase yields the protein MARPLRLEFPGALYHITARGNAQQSIFVDDTDRQQFIRLLGREISQQHWRCYTYCLMGNHYHLVIETPEPNLSRGLKRLHGTYTQWFNRRHHRVGHVLQGRFKSLLVEKENYLQELCRYVVLNPVRAGMVNTVGAWAWSSYRATVGTHAAPDWLDTATVLSLFESNMANARMAYQRFVTEGIHQPSPWKDVTGQIFLGGPDFLERIEQLVRGKPVTNVPTVQTRPTRLTPEDVIQHVAVAYRLHPGALLNRSHREAYQTAVYLLRRAANEPLQTVAMRFRISPSRVSKIQTALEAAALTPPQARLFAKCKVKN
- a CDS encoding NAD-dependent malic enzyme, which gives rise to MNDNGPYSNYRLTVRMELANIPGMFAKVAAILAEEGANLCAVDIASATADRMVPDVTFDVHNEAHGEKVLARIAALPDVKVLSASDRIFLLHLGGKIHIQCKFPITTRNLLSMVYTPGVGRVSQAIAKDKTKVHVFTSKGNSVAVVTDGSAVLGLGNLGPEAALPVMEGKAMLFKELADIDAWPICLNTQDPDEIVRTVQAIAPGFGAINLEDISSPRCFEIERRLKSTLDIPVMHDDQHGTAVVILAALTNALKVVGKRMEDIHVVVNGLGAAGTACCRMLLAAGLSHLIGCEPNGIVLRGDGEQLRACRTDLTPCMTKDRPQGTLRDALKGADVFIGLSVGHILTAEDLDLMAVDRIVFAMANPDPEVAPELAASHCRIFATGRSDYPNQINNALAFPGIFRGALDVQARDINEAMKLAAAKALAETIPTAALGADYIVPSVFDKTVVPRVAKAVAAAARETGLARRRSKPGNDIPSA
- a CDS encoding J domain-containing protein produces the protein MPFSQRKFIKFQNGMRRRIESLRPKAEDSLEVAVDTMMLERVDSFFRIEEGLEEILKSLAQIEDEIGEIRDLAGAMRLESRLEFVEDRWDDFDSEIRERPRRRRRKVSLADMLKAAGGGGGDFSQGSSNINNAMDAYAAMGVEFGSSLADVTAAFRQKAKQFHPDSNNGDRSAEPELRRMLEAYQFLKEYLSLSNVEPPRPPDAAYRPTE
- the rnd gene encoding ribonuclease D, with amino-acid sequence MTAHPPAQYVTDQPALESLCKVLRQSPRLALDTEFVGEDTFIPRLELIQVATAGTAAVIDFPAVQASGSLDIFWELICDPKVAKIVHAGRQDLDLFATHAGQIPKPFFDTQIAAAMVGYGAQIAYANLVQRLHGTKLAKAHTFTNWSARPLSDDQISYALEDVEFLLSIHTHLQDRLNTLGRSEWVDEEFARLETAVGEKSREPQERYQRIRGWETLKPKGAAILRELAAWREAEARRRNVPRGRVMRDEVLLQLARHPPKSLNDLRGLRGVHSSEVDRHGGQLLASITSALALPPSAWPAVPSERKPDPESTGVVELLQAVLKARAAEEGIAPTMIATSADLQTLLEGKQNRATLDVPILRGWRRQLVGNLMLQVLEGAVTISVDKNSGSLRLTRGGL
- a CDS encoding GGDEF domain-containing protein, translating into MLSLLSKPLLALFFPGGLIFLIAIGFLRPQGLPMWLQPPIGALPYIVLTFGLIFGWYFSSSRMILSLLVLTLADQATTLQTLVGVTAFLVPLNLLAFSIIKEDSLSTLRGITRIVLVLIQPLLLWLCLPDQLDLASAFTREYIPAQYTDWTPIPQAALCAFAIALLLHFVRFILHRDPLEGGAIWALCAVFTAYHASRYGWQSANFFMTAGLILFVTLLQSLYQRTYRDELTGIPGRLAYDEAIGQLGKRFSVAVVSIDQLTQYANTHGKSVSEQILKLVAPRVQAACTDGQIFRATGEELTLLFPGKSTTETLHILETIRKTAEAISLFLRGSDRVWEAHRGTTKAGGRDRELPITLSIGVAEKLTDSATLSLVIKSAYLALYEAKGTGGNVVKRGSTASIPARRSRKLEAKVEVE
- the arsC gene encoding arsenate reductase (glutaredoxin) (This arsenate reductase requires both glutathione and glutaredoxin to convert arsenate to arsenite, after which the efflux transporter formed by ArsA and ArsB can extrude the arsenite from the cell, providing resistance.): MGEVTIYQKPTCSTCRQAVQLLKDSGKPFKAINYYERPFTKAQLKNLLKKAGLSPKDILRTKEDIYRDLGLAKKTLSDDEWLDVLVAHPDLIQRPIVEKGEKAILARPAESVKTLL